The Bacillota bacterium genome has a window encoding:
- a CDS encoding branched-chain amino acid ABC transporter permease, translating into MDLILQQILNGIQLGSVYALIALGYTMVYGILRLINFAHGDIFMIACYIGFFSAGVLLSGTLPDWAVFTATMAVTMVLTASLAVLIERVAYRPLRTAPRVSAVITALGVGLFLENFTLATLGPAARGMPPLLPTDSLSVGPLTTSGLQLLIIAISILLMLILDTVVRKTMTGMAMRAISYDKTVVPLMGVPLDRIISITFAIGSAVAAAGGVLYTQAYPIINPYMGVRIGWWAFIAAVVGGIGNIRGAMLGAYILGMIEVFTPTVLPSSTYRDFVAFTVLLIVLIVRPTGILGRVTAQKV; encoded by the coding sequence TTGGACCTCATTCTCCAGCAGATCCTGAACGGTATCCAGCTTGGGAGCGTATATGCTCTGATAGCATTGGGTTACACAATGGTCTATGGGATCCTACGGCTGATCAACTTCGCCCACGGCGACATATTCATGATTGCGTGCTACATAGGGTTCTTCAGCGCGGGGGTTCTCCTTTCGGGGACTCTCCCCGATTGGGCTGTGTTCACTGCCACCATGGCCGTGACCATGGTGCTCACCGCCTCTCTTGCTGTCCTGATAGAGCGAGTAGCCTACCGGCCGCTCCGCACAGCGCCCAGAGTGTCTGCGGTCATCACTGCCCTGGGCGTCGGGCTCTTCCTCGAGAACTTCACTCTGGCCACTTTGGGACCTGCTGCCCGTGGAATGCCCCCCCTCCTGCCGACAGACAGTCTCAGTGTCGGGCCGCTGACTACGTCAGGGCTTCAATTGCTCATAATCGCAATCTCAATCCTGCTCATGCTGATCCTTGATACAGTGGTTCGAAAGACCATGACCGGCATGGCGATGCGGGCGATCTCCTACGACAAGACCGTCGTACCTCTGATGGGGGTGCCGCTGGACAGGATAATCTCCATCACGTTTGCCATTGGGTCGGCGGTCGCGGCGGCGGGCGGGGTCCTGTACACGCAGGCCTACCCGATAATCAACCCCTACATGGGAGTGCGCATCGGGTGGTGGGCATTCATTGCGGCTGTGGTGGGAGGGATAGGTAACATTCGAGGCGCGATGCTCGGCGCATATATCCTTGGGATGATAGAGGTGTTCACTCCCACGGTTCTACCATCCTCCACATACCGAGACTTTGTGGCGTTCACCGTCCTTCTCATCGTCCTGATAGTGCGTCCAACCGGAATCCTGGGCAGAGTGACTGCCCAGAAGGTATGA
- the ftsH gene encoding ATP-dependent zinc metalloprotease FtsH, translating to MKNLALWLLLGLITVSITQSLFMNRARPDEITASQFMKYWQERKVTELQIVGENSIRGTLSDGRQFKLFYPDVKGLIEDIRNDPDLASRIELSMEPEGPAPWWVALVPNLISIVLLVAVFFFIMNQIQGGGNKAMQFGRSRAKLHTDERGRATFQDVAGVEEVKEELQEIVDYLKHPKRYIELGARIPKGILLVGPPGTGKTLLARAVAGEADVPFFSVSGSDFVEMFVGVGASRVRDMFEQAKRNAPCIVFIDEIDAVGRQRGAGLGGGHDEREQTLNQLLFEMDGFDPNSGVIVLAATNRPDILDPALLRPGRFDRHIVVDAPDQAGREAILRVHSKNKPLAADIDLRALARRTPGFTGADLANVLNEAALLAARRNKKKIGAEETAEAIERIVAGPAKKGRILSEREKTLVAFHEAGHALVARLIPGADPVVKVSIIGRGRAGGYTLMVPEDDRRYRYATKTEIMNEIIVALGGRVAEELMIGEISTGAQSDLDRASKTARKMVTEYGMSNLGPLTYGRSQEEQVFLGRDISRDRNYSEEVAAKIDEEIHRIVEEAYARAHELLSQNVDKLTRLAEALKAQETVEGEDLDRILEGRDAPEDKRSEEQPDGESGPRTSLAAIDERHVGAKRDVTKTNPEGAPA from the coding sequence ATGAAAAACCTTGCCCTCTGGCTCTTACTCGGGTTGATAACCGTTTCTATCACACAGTCTCTGTTCATGAATAGGGCGCGTCCCGATGAGATAACCGCCAGCCAATTCATGAAGTACTGGCAGGAGCGCAAGGTCACTGAGCTTCAGATTGTCGGAGAGAATTCAATACGGGGAACCCTCTCTGACGGCCGGCAGTTCAAGCTGTTCTACCCTGACGTCAAAGGCCTGATCGAAGACATCCGCAATGACCCTGACCTCGCGTCCAGGATTGAGTTGTCGATGGAGCCTGAGGGTCCGGCGCCGTGGTGGGTGGCCTTGGTGCCCAATCTCATCTCCATTGTGCTTCTGGTTGCAGTGTTCTTCTTCATCATGAACCAGATCCAGGGCGGCGGGAATAAGGCGATGCAGTTCGGCCGGAGCCGCGCGAAGCTGCATACAGACGAACGGGGCAGGGCAACGTTTCAGGATGTCGCCGGGGTCGAAGAGGTGAAAGAGGAACTTCAGGAGATTGTCGACTACCTCAAGCACCCAAAGCGCTACATCGAGCTGGGGGCACGTATCCCCAAGGGGATCCTGCTTGTCGGGCCACCGGGGACAGGGAAGACCCTCCTTGCCAGGGCAGTAGCCGGCGAGGCCGATGTGCCCTTCTTCAGCGTGAGCGGGTCTGACTTCGTCGAGATGTTTGTGGGTGTGGGCGCGAGCCGCGTGCGGGACATGTTTGAGCAGGCCAAGCGGAATGCGCCGTGCATCGTATTCATCGACGAGATCGACGCGGTAGGGCGGCAGCGTGGCGCGGGCCTCGGTGGAGGGCATGATGAGCGTGAGCAGACCCTCAACCAGCTGCTCTTCGAGATGGACGGGTTCGATCCGAACTCCGGGGTCATTGTACTCGCGGCCACGAACAGGCCCGATATCCTCGACCCGGCACTTCTGCGTCCCGGCCGGTTCGACAGGCATATTGTTGTGGACGCTCCAGACCAGGCCGGCCGCGAGGCTATCCTGAGAGTCCACAGCAAGAACAAGCCCCTTGCGGCGGACATCGACCTTCGGGCGCTCGCCCGCCGTACCCCTGGGTTCACTGGGGCGGACCTGGCGAACGTCCTGAACGAGGCTGCGCTGTTGGCCGCGCGTCGCAACAAGAAGAAAATCGGCGCCGAAGAGACCGCCGAGGCCATTGAACGGATCGTGGCCGGTCCAGCCAAGAAAGGCCGGATCCTGAGCGAGCGCGAGAAGACTCTCGTCGCCTTCCACGAGGCAGGGCATGCACTGGTTGCGCGGCTCATCCCCGGAGCGGACCCCGTAGTCAAGGTCTCAATCATCGGCCGCGGCAGGGCTGGTGGGTACACCCTGATGGTACCGGAGGACGACCGGAGGTACCGGTATGCCACGAAGACCGAGATAATGAACGAGATCATCGTGGCCCTGGGAGGCAGGGTCGCTGAGGAGCTCATGATAGGCGAGATAAGCACGGGCGCACAGAGCGATCTTGACCGTGCCAGCAAGACCGCCCGCAAGATGGTGACTGAGTACGGCATGAGCAACCTCGGCCCCCTCACCTACGGGCGGAGCCAAGAGGAGCAGGTGTTCCTCGGACGCGACATATCTCGTGACCGCAACTACAGTGAGGAAGTTGCCGCAAAGATCGACGAAGAGATCCACCGAATCGTCGAGGAAGCCTACGCCCGAGCGCATGAGCTTCTCTCTCAGAACGTCGACAAACTCACGAGGCTCGCGGAGGCTCTCAAGGCACAGGAGACTGTTGAGGGCGAGGATCTCGACCGGATTCTCGAAGGCCGGGACGCACCCGAGGATAAACGCTCAGAGGAGCAGCCCGACGGGGAATCTGGGCCCAGGACATCCCTTGCCGCCATCGATGAACGCCACGTGGGGGCCAAGCGCGACGTCACCAAGACGAACCCTGAAGGCGCGCCCGCGTAG
- the tilS gene encoding tRNA lysidine(34) synthetase TilS encodes MGDLVRKVRETLGRHRMVERGDGVVVGVSGGPDSVALLVCLADLREMLALRLHVAHLDHMLRGADAEQDAQYVRNLAESLKIPSTVDQVDVAALSRSLGTSVEEAGRSARYAFFAQVARSLGFTRVAVAHHLDDQAETVLMRIVRGTGVRGLAGIPPVRPLQGGFSVIRPLAHVTRAEIEEFLRERGLSPRQDVSNQETVYTRNRIRRELLPLLEARYNSGIREALERLACSAAEDDAFLTSLAREKLAHLRSLLPPGSLPRDLASALPASLLARVLNLCFAEVAGDRRDLYHVHIGNLIRLLSLGTAGDSVDLPRGVQATLTYDRLVFELREPPEGAEEVGSSPGAPLPRVRLAVPGITVLSDLGWAILAAVDETDGEERREKDLDAQGVQGLAAVARAAFARCGLGDIRCDPDDIGTEWAVFDQDELPGELSARPWSSGDRMAPFGMAGTKKLSDLFSDLKIPRRDRSSYPVVLSGDRVIWVAGLRAGRDAPVVGQTRRVLALARERACERVADG; translated from the coding sequence GTGGGGGACCTCGTCAGGAAAGTGAGGGAGACTTTGGGCCGCCACAGGATGGTGGAACGGGGCGATGGCGTGGTCGTAGGAGTGTCGGGCGGCCCGGATTCCGTTGCTCTCCTCGTGTGTCTCGCGGATCTCCGTGAGATGCTGGCGCTCCGTCTGCATGTCGCTCACCTCGACCACATGCTTCGCGGGGCCGATGCCGAGCAGGACGCACAGTATGTCCGAAACCTTGCCGAGAGTCTTAAGATCCCCTCCACAGTTGACCAGGTGGATGTAGCGGCACTGTCCCGATCCCTCGGAACATCGGTAGAGGAAGCGGGCAGGTCAGCGCGGTACGCCTTTTTCGCCCAGGTTGCCAGGTCCCTGGGATTCACCCGAGTCGCGGTCGCACATCACCTGGATGACCAGGCAGAGACTGTGCTCATGCGGATTGTGAGAGGGACCGGGGTCCGTGGGCTCGCCGGGATTCCCCCTGTTCGCCCTCTGCAGGGCGGCTTTTCCGTGATTCGGCCGCTTGCCCACGTGACCCGTGCTGAGATCGAGGAGTTCCTTCGCGAGCGGGGGCTCTCACCCCGGCAGGACGTATCCAACCAGGAGACTGTATACACCCGGAACCGGATCAGGCGTGAACTCCTCCCGCTTCTTGAGGCACGCTACAACTCCGGTATCAGAGAGGCCCTGGAACGGCTGGCATGTTCGGCTGCGGAGGATGACGCTTTTCTCACCTCTCTTGCCCGGGAGAAACTGGCCCATCTCCGGTCGCTTTTACCGCCTGGGTCTCTTCCCAGAGACCTCGCCTCCGCGCTCCCCGCATCCTTACTCGCCCGAGTGTTGAACCTTTGCTTCGCTGAGGTGGCTGGGGACAGGCGCGACCTCTACCACGTCCACATCGGCAACCTCATCCGCCTGCTCAGTCTGGGCACCGCAGGAGATTCCGTGGACCTGCCCCGAGGGGTCCAGGCTACCCTGACCTATGACCGGCTGGTGTTCGAGTTGAGGGAACCGCCGGAAGGCGCAGAGGAGGTGGGCTCAAGTCCCGGCGCGCCGCTTCCCAGGGTCCGGCTTGCTGTGCCTGGAATCACGGTCCTCTCCGACCTTGGTTGGGCGATCCTCGCGGCAGTGGATGAGACAGATGGGGAAGAGCGACGGGAAAAAGACCTTGATGCCCAAGGGGTTCAGGGTCTGGCCGCGGTTGCCCGCGCTGCTTTCGCCCGGTGCGGGCTGGGGGACATTCGGTGTGACCCCGATGATATCGGAACAGAATGGGCCGTATTCGATCAAGACGAACTTCCGGGCGAGTTGAGCGCAAGGCCCTGGAGCTCGGGAGATCGGATGGCCCCGTTCGGCATGGCAGGGACCAAGAAACTCTCGGACCTCTTCTCCGATCTCAAGATCCCCAGACGCGACCGGTCGTCATACCCTGTGGTTCTGTCGGGGGACCGGGTGATCTGGGTCGCGGGCCTGCGCGCAGGCCGAGACGCGCCTGTCGTCGGACAGACGAGGCGTGTCCTGGCGCTCGCCCGCGAGCGCGCGTGCGAGCGCGTGGCAGATGGGTAA
- the proC gene encoding pyrroline-5-carboxylate reductase — protein sequence MKGLNMKIGFVGAGRITSALVRGLVSGGFLEPGDVMVNGRRRSEKLREVVDRWGVRSTMSKATVFRFADVVIMAVKPQDMGIALEQCAPHVKRRHVIISLAAAIPTTYIAGKLGPDVRIVRAMTNTSCVVRESATAICLGAGTDDTARDVACSVFSSVGKVWEVDEAYFDAVTGLSGSGPAFIYYIVDAMQAAGSAAGLPPDVSRQLAIQTLLGAGRMMAETGQEPGHLVDQVASPRGTTLEGLRVLRSFDVAATFQAAIHAAAKRSAEIEQEVCGSARSVTRGSAQAGTAGR from the coding sequence ATGAAGGGACTGAATATGAAGATCGGGTTCGTGGGGGCTGGGCGCATTACTTCGGCTCTGGTTCGAGGGCTTGTGAGCGGGGGATTCCTCGAGCCCGGCGATGTCATGGTGAACGGCCGGCGAAGGTCTGAGAAACTCCGGGAGGTCGTAGATAGGTGGGGGGTCCGCTCCACGATGTCCAAAGCGACCGTCTTCCGTTTCGCGGACGTTGTCATCATGGCTGTCAAGCCCCAGGACATGGGGATCGCGCTCGAGCAGTGTGCGCCCCACGTAAAACGACGCCACGTGATCATAAGCCTCGCCGCCGCGATCCCCACGACATACATCGCGGGCAAGCTTGGGCCGGATGTTCGAATAGTCAGGGCCATGACCAACACCTCATGCGTTGTGCGTGAGTCAGCGACTGCGATTTGCCTCGGCGCCGGGACAGATGACACAGCCAGAGATGTGGCGTGTTCCGTGTTCTCATCGGTGGGCAAGGTCTGGGAAGTGGACGAGGCATACTTCGACGCAGTCACTGGGTTGTCCGGGAGCGGCCCAGCCTTCATTTATTACATTGTCGATGCGATGCAGGCAGCGGGGTCGGCCGCGGGGTTGCCCCCGGATGTATCCAGACAGCTCGCAATACAGACGCTACTTGGTGCAGGCAGGATGATGGCGGAAACCGGCCAGGAACCCGGACACCTCGTGGACCAAGTGGCGTCGCCCCGGGGCACTACCCTCGAAGGCCTCCGCGTTCTCCGCTCATTTGACGTAGCTGCCACTTTCCAGGCTGCGATCCACGCTGCGGCGAAGCGATCAGCGGAGATCGAGCAGGAGGTGTGCGGTTCCGCCCGGAGCGTGACCCGGGGGTCTGCGCAGGCAGGAACCGCAGGGCGGTAG
- the lpdA gene encoding dihydrolipoyl dehydrogenase, whose amino-acid sequence MYDLVILGGGPGGYVCAIRAAQYGLRCALVEKADLGGTCLNWGCIPTKALAHTADMVADARRGAEFGISIPAVDIDFPRVMSRKDRVVARLRNGVGFLLKKWKVDVISGRGRIDTPGAVLIEAADGSLSRVETRNIVVATGSVPIAPKMLGHDGRNVLTSEEVLSLTSIPSSILVVGAGVIGCEFASIFRTFGSEVTMVDIMPTILPMVDSDVASVIAASFQKRGIKIHTATKITEVDVSDGLVQAKTDTGEVFRAEKVILSMGRKPYIGGSGAVEAGLELGPAGEIVVDSRLRTSEPGIWAIGDVTNKNPLAHVASAQGLVVAANIAGRDTEMEYHSVPSCIFTSPEVGTVGFSEVGARASGISYVVGKFPFAASGKAVAMGEVEGFVKILAEQSGRRVIGGHIVGPHASDLIAELALAVQNRLTIEDVAHTIHAHPTLAETVMESAEAAMGLAVHI is encoded by the coding sequence ATGTACGATCTGGTCATCCTCGGCGGTGGACCGGGTGGGTACGTCTGTGCTATCCGTGCAGCCCAGTATGGGCTCAGGTGTGCCCTGGTGGAGAAGGCAGATCTCGGCGGAACCTGTCTGAACTGGGGATGTATCCCCACCAAGGCGCTTGCTCATACTGCGGACATGGTGGCCGACGCCCGGCGCGGGGCCGAATTCGGCATATCCATCCCGGCTGTGGACATCGACTTCCCGAGAGTCATGTCCAGAAAGGACCGGGTGGTCGCGAGACTCAGGAACGGTGTGGGGTTTCTCCTCAAGAAGTGGAAGGTCGACGTGATCTCGGGGAGAGGAAGGATCGACACCCCTGGGGCAGTCCTGATAGAGGCGGCGGACGGCAGCCTGAGCCGGGTAGAGACCCGCAACATCGTGGTAGCTACTGGGTCTGTGCCCATCGCCCCCAAGATGCTCGGGCACGATGGTCGGAACGTCTTGACTTCCGAAGAAGTCCTATCGCTCACCTCGATCCCGTCGAGCATTCTGGTGGTAGGTGCAGGAGTCATCGGGTGCGAGTTCGCAAGCATCTTCCGGACGTTCGGGTCCGAGGTGACCATGGTTGACATAATGCCAACCATCTTGCCGATGGTAGATTCGGATGTCGCTAGTGTGATCGCAGCATCTTTCCAGAAACGCGGAATCAAGATTCACACCGCCACCAAGATCACAGAAGTCGACGTCTCCGATGGGCTGGTCCAGGCCAAGACCGACACGGGAGAGGTCTTCAGGGCCGAGAAGGTCATCCTGTCCATGGGACGAAAGCCATACATCGGGGGTTCCGGGGCCGTCGAGGCTGGGCTGGAACTCGGCCCGGCCGGAGAGATCGTGGTGGACTCGCGCCTGCGCACGTCCGAGCCGGGCATCTGGGCCATCGGTGACGTGACCAACAAGAACCCTCTCGCCCACGTTGCATCCGCGCAAGGGCTTGTGGTTGCGGCTAATATCGCCGGCCGAGACACCGAGATGGAGTACCACTCCGTCCCCTCCTGCATCTTCACAAGTCCCGAGGTGGGGACGGTCGGGTTCTCAGAGGTCGGTGCCAGGGCATCCGGCATCAGTTACGTCGTGGGCAAGTTCCCGTTCGCCGCCTCCGGGAAGGCAGTGGCCATGGGGGAAGTGGAAGGGTTCGTGAAGATACTTGCGGAACAGTCCGGACGGCGTGTCATCGGTGGACACATAGTGGGACCTCATGCGAGCGACCTCATAGCCGAGCTGGCCCTGGCGGTCCAAAACCGGCTCACCATCGAGGATGTCGCACACACCATACACGCCCACCCAACGCTCGCCGAGACCGTGATGGAATCGGCCGAGGCTGCGATGGGGCTTGCCGTTCACATCTGA
- a CDS encoding ABC transporter substrate-binding protein, whose translation MKRLLSMFGIFLLVAVSSSVSFGAKPIIIGVNAELTGSIPVVGRSCRNAAEMAVEEINRSGGPEVGGVKYEVRIVIEDNEDKAESAAAAAQKLITQNQVVALIGPNASRNAIPAAQIAEDAKVPMISPWSTNVKTTQNKRYVFRACMIDDFQGVVCAKFARENLKASRAAVLYDVASEYNKGIAEVFRKSFEEYGGKVVAYESYTTGDQDFSSQLTRIRRADPEVLFLPNYYSEVPLQAQQAHRLGYKGAILGSDSWGFPDIIKLGGRDMEGHFFSTHYAPDIATPVAQKFITSYEKQYREKPDDVAALTYDAFGMLFLALKTAGRVDREAVREGLSKMKLYEGVTGNMRFEGTGDPVKSAVILQIKDGKFQYFANVGP comes from the coding sequence GTGAAACGGTTGCTCAGCATGTTCGGGATCTTTCTGCTCGTGGCCGTCTCGAGTTCGGTATCGTTCGGAGCGAAACCCATAATCATCGGCGTCAACGCCGAGCTGACCGGGAGCATCCCGGTGGTGGGAAGGTCCTGCAGGAACGCGGCGGAGATGGCGGTGGAGGAGATCAACAGATCTGGTGGCCCGGAAGTCGGCGGCGTGAAGTACGAAGTGAGGATCGTCATCGAGGACAACGAAGACAAGGCGGAGTCCGCCGCAGCAGCAGCCCAGAAGCTCATCACGCAGAACCAGGTCGTGGCGTTGATAGGCCCTAACGCCAGTCGCAACGCCATCCCTGCGGCCCAGATCGCTGAAGACGCGAAAGTCCCGATGATCAGCCCGTGGTCCACCAACGTCAAGACGACCCAGAACAAGCGGTACGTCTTCAGAGCATGCATGATCGATGACTTCCAGGGAGTCGTATGCGCGAAGTTCGCTCGTGAGAACCTCAAGGCGTCTCGGGCGGCAGTCCTCTATGATGTTGCCAGTGAGTACAACAAGGGCATCGCCGAGGTGTTCCGGAAGTCCTTCGAGGAGTACGGCGGCAAAGTGGTGGCGTACGAGAGCTACACCACCGGTGACCAGGACTTCTCTTCCCAGCTCACCAGGATCAGAAGGGCTGATCCCGAGGTGCTGTTCCTGCCGAACTACTACAGTGAAGTCCCGCTCCAGGCACAACAGGCGCACAGGCTCGGGTACAAAGGGGCCATCCTCGGAAGCGATTCATGGGGCTTCCCTGACATAATCAAGCTCGGTGGGCGTGACATGGAAGGCCATTTCTTCAGCACACATTACGCCCCGGACATCGCCACCCCCGTCGCCCAGAAGTTCATCACCTCATACGAAAAGCAGTACAGGGAGAAGCCCGACGACGTTGCTGCCCTTACATATGATGCGTTCGGCATGCTCTTCCTCGCCCTCAAGACCGCTGGCAGAGTGGACCGTGAGGCGGTGCGCGAGGGGCTTTCCAAGATGAAGCTGTACGAAGGTGTCACAGGGAACATGAGGTTCGAAGGTACCGGCGACCCCGTGAAGAGTGCCGTGATCCTCCAGATCAAAGACGGCAAGTTCCAGTACTTCGCGAACGTAGGGCCATAG
- a CDS encoding SpoIIE family protein phosphatase, with the protein MASRDGIPAYSRKSGQVRWTNGVRLKPKGPRPVRRQGTGYRGAVRSALNVMLSLRHLLSARSALFAGVGFAAASAVLFGAYVPFGIVAVASSLVAWRIPSGLSTLSGALAASWVFRGRSGVLALGVSSVLFFPMRKPLRNQLVEERAPQASWAVGASVLICSFAGTVLSELLLGSGIDTATFALVESAVAGIASAFVIPATLAYARRGMSRAQTAMESTCFLIGLSAICAGLDSLSVFGVSPGRIAALFTSGFVGFVAGPGAGAVGGAALGLVLSMSRTGSVLSMGALALAGLMVGSVRGQGRAVAGFILVLSAVVVGFQFSSEAAFSCSLIEAAGAMILFLAIPRRLFSSAARFVPDTVEAARRERAYTQRVHYIISQRLAELGNAFGELAEAFAVGVSRAGSGEAAHEISRGQQGRVHSGAAANTGEPDSERSRWLLEVEGSGPTGSMPMRVAQIVSSVRERACSGCPRYSTCWGDLFFKTCRDLVDVLALFELNGEVKPEDLPAALTGRCARTGPLVEAANEVAGCTLRAGSRVHVGQEAGSGAGFSLSAAAEVFSLQMDGVSRALNSMSEDIGVGVRFEEDIEREIKERLGRLGISVSRVSVSRSGGEALEVRMWKRPCQRDGECVKSIAPIVARVVGRPLSVWSACCPHAVGGAGELTECSIRLLPTRKYDLETEVVKIARHNLEVSGDTHLLRNLGDGRMAIILADGMGVGTRASQESGAAAATLARLLETGLEVDFAVQAVNMLMLLRSRDESFTTLDLAVVDLYTGEVEMVKAGAPPSLIKHGKEVVQVGAPSLPAGVKAPMPVNRFKRALRAGDVLIMVTDGVIEARRDMADRDQRLIRAVQQSKGNKASDAAKAILDWAQGSKKARVNPADDMTVLTARLIPVGGESSIPGLHLSMAG; encoded by the coding sequence GTGGCGTCGAGGGACGGCATACCCGCCTACAGCAGGAAGAGTGGGCAAGTCCGCTGGACTAACGGCGTGAGGCTCAAACCCAAGGGACCTCGACCCGTGCGCCGGCAGGGGACAGGCTACCGGGGCGCGGTCCGCTCGGCGCTGAATGTCATGTTGTCTCTCAGGCATCTCCTTTCCGCCAGATCCGCGCTGTTCGCCGGGGTCGGCTTCGCTGCTGCGTCGGCAGTCTTATTCGGTGCATATGTGCCTTTCGGGATTGTTGCAGTAGCCTCTTCGCTGGTGGCGTGGAGAATCCCGTCCGGGCTCTCCACCCTGTCCGGCGCGCTCGCCGCATCATGGGTGTTCCGGGGACGATCTGGTGTACTGGCTCTCGGAGTCTCCTCAGTGCTTTTCTTCCCCATGCGAAAACCGCTCAGGAATCAATTGGTGGAGGAACGAGCGCCACAGGCGTCGTGGGCGGTTGGGGCGTCCGTGCTCATCTGCTCGTTCGCAGGGACTGTACTGTCTGAACTCTTACTCGGTTCGGGGATCGATACCGCTACGTTTGCCCTGGTAGAATCGGCGGTGGCCGGGATTGCCTCTGCCTTCGTCATCCCGGCCACGCTAGCATACGCGAGACGGGGGATGTCGCGGGCTCAGACGGCGATGGAATCGACGTGCTTTCTGATAGGGCTCTCTGCAATCTGTGCCGGTCTGGACTCATTGTCGGTCTTCGGTGTATCCCCGGGCAGAATCGCGGCCCTATTCACGTCAGGCTTCGTCGGGTTCGTCGCCGGACCCGGAGCCGGCGCGGTGGGCGGCGCTGCGCTTGGGCTGGTTCTCTCCATGTCACGGACTGGGTCCGTGTTGTCAATGGGAGCTCTGGCTCTTGCAGGCCTCATGGTTGGCTCCGTCCGTGGGCAGGGGCGGGCAGTGGCCGGCTTCATTCTTGTCCTGTCGGCGGTGGTGGTAGGGTTTCAATTCTCCTCTGAGGCAGCCTTCTCGTGCTCACTCATTGAGGCGGCCGGGGCCATGATCCTGTTCTTGGCTATACCCAGACGGTTGTTTTCGAGTGCAGCGCGGTTCGTTCCTGACACAGTCGAGGCTGCACGGCGAGAGAGAGCGTACACCCAGCGTGTTCACTACATCATCTCCCAGCGCCTGGCTGAACTGGGGAACGCCTTTGGAGAGCTGGCTGAGGCATTCGCGGTCGGAGTAAGCCGTGCTGGCAGCGGAGAGGCCGCGCACGAGATATCCCGCGGACAGCAAGGACGGGTTCACAGCGGGGCAGCTGCGAATACTGGGGAACCCGATTCAGAGCGGAGTCGTTGGCTGCTGGAGGTCGAGGGCTCTGGGCCCACAGGCTCGATGCCCATGAGGGTGGCACAGATCGTGTCTTCGGTGCGCGAGAGGGCGTGCAGTGGTTGCCCTCGTTACTCCACGTGCTGGGGCGATCTGTTCTTCAAGACCTGCCGCGACCTGGTGGACGTTCTTGCCCTGTTCGAGTTGAATGGGGAAGTGAAGCCCGAGGATCTTCCCGCGGCCTTGACAGGTCGGTGTGCGAGGACAGGCCCGCTGGTGGAGGCCGCAAACGAGGTGGCCGGATGCACTCTGCGCGCCGGATCGAGGGTTCATGTGGGGCAAGAAGCAGGAAGCGGCGCCGGGTTCAGCCTCAGCGCGGCGGCGGAGGTCTTTTCGCTTCAGATGGACGGAGTCTCGCGGGCTCTCAACAGTATGTCTGAAGACATCGGAGTGGGAGTTCGGTTCGAGGAGGACATTGAGAGGGAGATAAAGGAGAGGCTTGGCAGGCTCGGCATCAGTGTCAGCAGGGTGAGCGTGTCCCGTTCTGGCGGAGAGGCACTCGAAGTGCGGATGTGGAAGAGGCCCTGCCAACGAGATGGTGAGTGCGTCAAGTCCATCGCGCCCATCGTGGCGCGGGTGGTGGGGCGCCCACTCTCAGTCTGGAGCGCTTGCTGTCCCCACGCCGTTGGGGGTGCTGGCGAACTCACCGAGTGCTCGATCAGGCTTCTTCCCACTCGCAAGTACGATCTGGAAACAGAGGTGGTCAAGATCGCCCGCCACAACCTGGAGGTATCGGGCGACACCCACCTTCTGAGGAATCTCGGAGACGGCAGAATGGCCATCATCCTGGCTGACGGGATGGGGGTGGGCACTCGAGCGTCCCAGGAGAGCGGGGCTGCCGCCGCGACTCTGGCCAGGCTGCTCGAGACCGGTCTCGAGGTGGATTTCGCGGTCCAGGCGGTGAACATGTTGATGCTCCTCCGGTCGCGGGATGAGAGTTTCACCACCCTCGATCTCGCAGTAGTCGACTTGTACACCGGGGAAGTCGAGATGGTCAAGGCCGGCGCACCCCCCAGCCTCATAAAGCACGGCAAAGAAGTGGTCCAGGTGGGCGCCCCGTCGCTTCCAGCGGGAGTGAAGGCCCCCATGCCGGTCAACAGGTTCAAGCGGGCCCTTCGTGCGGGCGATGTCCTGATAATGGTCACCGATGGGGTGATCGAGGCCAGGAGAGACATGGCCGACCGAGACCAGAGGTTGATCCGGGCGGTTCAACAGTCGAAGGGGAACAAGGCTTCCGACGCCGCGAAGGCGATCCTGGATTGGGCTCAGGGTTCGAAGAAGGCGAGGGTGAACCCAGCAGACGACATGACCGTGCTGACAGCCAGGCTCATTCCGGTTGGCGGTGAGAGTAGCATACCCGGACTCCATCTCTCGATGGCAGGATAG